DNA from Mesorhizobium sp. B2-1-1:
CGTTCGACGCCCCCGTGTCCTTCGGAATCTGCGTCAGCGGGATCAGATAGCCGGAGGTCGAATCCGGATCGGCGTAGCCGAGCTTCTTGCCCTTGGCCGACTTGATGTCGGTGATGCCGGAAGACTTCAGCGCCAGGCCGATCGAATAGTAGCCGGTCGCGCCGTCGGTCTGCTGGGTGGTGAGGATCGGGGTCACCGCCTTGGGATCCTTGAGGACGACGCTGGCATAGCCGGAAGCGCCGAGTTCGGCGAAGTCGAGCGTGCCGCCGAGAAGGCCCTGGATGACACCGTCATAGTCGGCGGCCGGAAACAGCGAGACCTTCTCGAAGCCGAATTCGGCCTTCAGGTGATCGGCGAGGCACTGGTAGTTGCGCAGCCGGTCGGTTTCGTTCTCGCCGCCGAGGATGCCGACGCGGAATTCCTTCATATCGGCGGCATGCGCCGCGCCGGTGGCCATTGCGAGCACCGAAACGGCGCTGAAAACCATCTTCCTGAACATCTGATTTCTCTCCTGTAGGTTCCGGCCCCGCGCCGGCGGCGTTGGTGATTTTGACGGGTGCCCTGACGCGGGCTGGCGATCCATGTCCGCTCTCAGTAACCCGGGAACGCGGGTTCGAGCGGTCCGGCGGATGCGGCGATCTTTTGCTTGAAGGCAACGC
Protein-coding regions in this window:
- the phnD gene encoding phosphonate ABC transporter substrate-binding protein, with amino-acid sequence MFRKMVFSAVSVLAMATGAAHAADMKEFRVGILGGENETDRLRNYQCLADHLKAEFGFEKVSLFPAADYDGVIQGLLGGTLDFAELGASGYASVVLKDPKAVTPILTTQQTDGATGYYSIGLALKSSGITDIKSAKGKKLGYADPDSTSGYLIPLTQIPKDTGASNETFFASTQFNGGHENNVLAVRDGKVDVAVDDSSGIGDFKDGYTSGTFHKEVAKGAVDPNDFVEVWRSGLIPNGPLVVRTALGDEMTAKLAAFFTDLPKKDKACFEGVEGGDFTGYVPVKADFYNVIVEARKAAIGG